A genomic segment from Nicotiana tabacum cultivar K326 chromosome 7, ASM71507v2, whole genome shotgun sequence encodes:
- the LOC142182566 gene encoding organ-specific protein P4-like codes for MKLHVALILLFSFALYTSSTNARKDPGEYWRAVMNDEPMPEAIKHLMPQHSVPLSIEKTDCYTLPSTGGEAFEPRPNLSVYHDDAKLKEAEKLLFMKDFEPRPTITGYHDDDAGLKQENPFTEDFKPRPNASVYHD; via the exons ATGAAATTACATGTTGCTCTTATCCTGCTCTTTTCATTTGCTCTG TACACAAGCAGCACCAATGCAAGAAAAGATCCTGGAGAATACTGGAGAGCTGTGATGAACGATGAGCCAATGCCTGAAGCAATCAAACATCTTATGCCTCAGCATTCTGTTCCTCTCTCCATAGAGAAAACTGATTGTTACACATTACCTTCTACTGGAGGTGAAGCCTTTGAACCAAGGCCTAATCTATCTGTCTACCACGATGACGCCAAGCTGAAAGAAGCTGAGAAATTATTATTTATGAAAGATTTTGAGCCAAGGCCTACTATAACTGGTTATCATGATGATGATGCTGGTCTTAAACAAGAAAATCCCTTTACCGAAGATTTTAAGCCTAGGCCAAATGCTTCTGTGTACCATGATTGA